The following proteins are co-located in the Desulfatitalea tepidiphila genome:
- a CDS encoding DUF302 domain-containing protein, with the protein MKTFHVLVAVVFFATCSIAVAADGLVEVKSPYSVKKTVDRLEEIVRQRGLNIFARIDHAAGAAKIGQSLRPTELLIFGNPQGGTPLMTCAQTAGIDLPLKALVWEDASRQVWLGYNDLTYLARRHAVTNCPVVEKLRTVMAAIAEAAVAR; encoded by the coding sequence ATGAAAACATTTCATGTACTCGTGGCCGTCGTATTTTTCGCGACATGTTCCATCGCCGTCGCAGCCGATGGATTGGTCGAAGTAAAAAGTCCTTATAGCGTAAAAAAGACAGTAGACCGGCTCGAAGAGATCGTTCGACAACGCGGTTTGAACATATTCGCCCGGATCGACCATGCCGCAGGCGCGGCGAAGATCGGCCAATCGCTTCGGCCGACCGAACTGCTCATTTTCGGAAACCCGCAGGGCGGCACACCGCTGATGACGTGCGCCCAAACAGCGGGTATCGATCTGCCGCTCAAGGCACTGGTTTGGGAAGATGCGTCCAGGCAGGTCTGGCTCGGCTACAATGACCTGACCTACCTTGCCCGGCGCCATGCCGTCACAAATTGTCCGGTGGTTGAAAAGCTGCGGACGGTCATGGCGGCCATCGCCGAAGCAGCGGTCGCCCGCTGA